A stretch of Clostridia bacterium DNA encodes these proteins:
- a CDS encoding DNA-directed RNA polymerase subunit alpha, which yields MLEIEKPDVSYVEGNDEKTYGKFVVEPLERGFGITLGNALRRLLLSSLPGIAVNSIKIDGVLHEFSTIPGVVEDTTDIILEMKALRLASSSSEPKTLRIEAEGEGEVKARDIIADPEIEILDPDMHIATLEADGRLFMEINVRRGRGYVAGTKNKKEEDPIGTIYVDSIYSPVTKVNYTVGDVRVGEKTDFDRLTLEVWTDGSISPEEAVSASAKILDDHLQLFMGLSQINSAEVPLVEKEEEQKDKVLELTIEELDFSVRSYNCLKRAGINTVEELVTRTEADMMKVRNLGKKSLDEVGNKLAELGLSLKKSSDE from the coding sequence ATGCTTGAAATTGAAAAACCGGATGTGAGCTATGTCGAAGGAAACGATGAGAAGACCTACGGTAAATTTGTGGTAGAACCTCTTGAAAGAGGTTTCGGAATTACGCTAGGTAATGCTCTTCGTAGACTTCTTTTGTCTTCGCTACCGGGAATCGCTGTCAATTCTATTAAGATCGACGGAGTACTACATGAGTTTTCTACCATCCCAGGGGTTGTCGAGGACACTACAGACATTATCTTGGAAATGAAGGCATTACGCCTTGCAAGCAGTAGTTCTGAGCCGAAAACATTGAGAATTGAAGCAGAGGGTGAAGGCGAGGTTAAAGCAAGAGATATTATTGCGGATCCCGAGATAGAGATTCTCGACCCTGATATGCATATTGCTACTTTAGAGGCTGACGGCAGACTCTTTATGGAAATCAATGTGCGCAGAGGTAGAGGCTACGTCGCCGGTACGAAAAATAAAAAAGAAGAAGATCCTATTGGAACCATTTATGTGGATTCCATTTATTCTCCAGTCACGAAAGTCAACTATACAGTAGGTGACGTACGGGTAGGAGAAAAGACGGACTTTGATCGTTTGACTTTGGAAGTATGGACGGACGGAAGCATCAGTCCCGAAGAAGCTGTAAGCGCAAGCGCTAAGATCTTAGATGATCACCTGCAGTTATTTATGGGATTGTCACAGATAAACTCTGCTGAAGTACCTTTAGTAGAGAAGGAAGAAGAGCAGAAGGATAAGGTTCTCGAACTAACGATTGAAGAACTTGACTTCTCCGTACGTTCCTATAATTGTCTGAAAAGAGCTGGCATTAACACGGTAGAGGAACTGGTTACCAGAACCGAAGCCGATATGATGAAAGTCAGAAACCTTGGAAAGAAATCTCTGGACGAGGTTGGCAACAAATTGGCCGAACTAGGCCTTTCACTTAAGAAGTCAAGCGACGAGTAA
- the rpsD gene encoding 30S ribosomal protein S4, with protein sequence MARYTGAVCRQCRREGMKLYLKGDRCYSNKCAMERRAYAPGMHGQGRVKVTEYGTQLRAKQAVRRIYGILEKQFRLYYKEAERQRGVTGSNLLVLLERRLDNVVFRMGFASSRAEARQLIRHAHFELNGKKVDISSILLKAGDEIRVREKSAKSEKFVALSELAASKKAPEWMDVNAQDLFGKVVALPTREDIVIPVDEQLIVELYSR encoded by the coding sequence ATGGCTAGATATACAGGAGCGGTGTGTCGTCAATGTAGAAGAGAAGGTATGAAACTCTATCTAAAAGGCGATCGTTGCTATTCAAACAAGTGCGCCATGGAACGTAGAGCCTATGCCCCAGGTATGCACGGACAAGGTAGAGTAAAAGTAACTGAATACGGTACTCAACTTAGGGCCAAACAGGCTGTAAGAAGAATCTATGGCATTTTGGAAAAACAATTTAGACTGTACTATAAAGAAGCAGAAAGACAAAGAGGCGTAACCGGCTCCAACTTGTTGGTGCTTTTGGAAAGAAGACTGGATAATGTGGTATTCCGCATGGGATTTGCTTCTTCTAGAGCGGAGGCGCGTCAATTAATTAGACATGCTCACTTTGAGCTGAATGGCAAAAAGGTGGATATTTCCTCCATCCTGCTTAAAGCTGGAGATGAAATTCGCGTTCGTGAAAAGAGTGCGAAGTCTGAGAAGTTCGTTGCCCTATCTGAGTTGGCTGCTAGTAAAAAGGCGCCTGAGTGGATGGACGTTAACGCCCAAGACCTCTTTGGCAAAGTAGTAGCTCTGCCGACAAGAGAAGACATCGTGATTCCAGTCGACGAACAGCTGATTGTTGAATTGTATTCAAGATAA
- a CDS encoding energy-coupling factor transporter transmembrane protein EcfT — translation MFRDITIGQYLPGDSFIHRLDPRTKILSVLFFMIGIFGVKHLYSYLFILGLTLAVILIAKIPLIYLLKGLKPIFIILIFTVGLHMFLTPGRILLELGPLTITYEGIMKASFMALRLIFLVLFASLLTLTTAPMSLTDGLEKLLTPFAKLGLPAHELAMMMSIALRFIPTLIDETDKIMKAQKARGADFESGNIWQRAKAMIPLLVPLFVSAFRRADELAMAMEARCYRGSEGRTRMKQLVYRKTDLIVTLGMGTAMVAAFFFL, via the coding sequence ATGTTTAGAGATATCACCATCGGGCAGTATCTTCCAGGAGATAGTTTTATTCATCGCCTAGACCCTAGAACAAAGATCCTGTCGGTACTTTTCTTCATGATAGGCATCTTTGGAGTCAAACATTTATACTCCTACCTATTCATATTGGGATTGACCTTGGCCGTTATTTTGATTGCTAAGATTCCCTTGATTTACCTTTTAAAAGGATTGAAGCCCATCTTTATTATTTTAATATTTACTGTGGGTTTGCATATGTTTTTAACGCCTGGGCGAATTTTACTTGAACTGGGTCCGCTCACAATTACCTATGAAGGAATTATGAAGGCTTCCTTTATGGCCCTACGATTAATCTTTTTGGTGTTATTTGCTAGCTTGCTTACGCTAACCACGGCACCCATGAGTTTAACGGACGGGCTAGAGAAGCTGTTAACGCCCTTTGCAAAGCTAGGCTTACCGGCTCATGAACTGGCCATGATGATGAGTATTGCACTTAGATTCATACCAACCCTGATTGATGAGACGGATAAAATTATGAAGGCGCAAAAAGCAAGAGGTGCTGATTTTGAATCCGGTAATATTTGGCAGAGAGCCAAGGCCATGATTCCCTTGCTGGTACCCTTGTTTGTCAGTGCCTTTAGACGAGCGGATGAACTAGCAATGGCCATGGAAGCACGTTGCTACCGTGGTAGTGAAGGACGTACTCGCATGAAACAATTGGTTTACAGAAAGACAGACCTAATCGTAACGCTGGGGATGGGAACAGCTATGGTTGCGGCCTTTTTCTTTCTATAA
- the map gene encoding type I methionyl aminopeptidase — translation MITIKNDEDIKKMREAGRIVAQVHDLMRQMVRPGISTAELNQAAEQLIYQAGAEPSFKGYGGFPAGLCISIDDEVVHGIPGELLLKEGTIVSIDAGAYLNGFHGDAAISLPVGEIDEDRKRLLKVTEESLYKGIEQARIGNRLGDVSHAVQSHCEKNGFSVVRDYVGHGIGENLHEDPQVPNYGPPHRGLRLQEHMAIAIEPMVNLGKHHVKVLSDGWTVKTLDGKPSAHFEHTIVITAEGPQIMTKL, via the coding sequence TTGATTACTATTAAGAACGATGAAGACATTAAGAAAATGAGAGAAGCTGGAAGAATCGTTGCCCAGGTCCACGACCTAATGCGGCAGATGGTTAGACCGGGCATCAGTACCGCGGAACTTAACCAGGCTGCAGAGCAATTGATCTACCAAGCGGGAGCAGAACCTAGTTTTAAGGGCTATGGAGGATTTCCAGCAGGTTTGTGTATTTCCATTGATGATGAAGTGGTTCATGGTATTCCAGGAGAATTACTCCTGAAAGAAGGAACCATCGTATCCATCGATGCAGGCGCATATCTGAATGGCTTTCATGGGGATGCGGCAATTTCTTTACCAGTCGGAGAAATCGATGAAGATCGAAAAAGACTCCTCAAAGTAACAGAAGAATCATTGTACAAAGGCATCGAGCAGGCAAGGATTGGTAACCGCCTAGGAGATGTTTCACACGCAGTGCAATCGCATTGTGAAAAAAATGGATTCTCTGTTGTCCGGGATTATGTGGGACATGGAATTGGAGAAAACTTGCATGAAGATCCACAGGTGCCAAATTACGGTCCACCGCATCGCGGCTTAAGACTCCAAGAGCATATGGCCATAGCGATTGAACCCATGGTCAACCTTGGAAAACATCATGTTAAGGTACTCTCTGATGGTTGGACTGTTAAAACTTTGGATGGAAAGCCATCGGCTCATTTCGAGCATACGATTGTAATTACAGCTGAAGGACCGCAAATTATGACAAAACTATAA
- the rpsM gene encoding 30S ribosomal protein S13 gives MARISGVDLPREKRVEIGLTYIYGIGRTTAQKILAETGINPDTRVKDLTEDEVSKLRESISKNFTVEGDLRREVQLNIKRLIEIGSYRGMRHRRGLPVRGQNTKNNARTRKGPKRGAVAKKK, from the coding sequence ATGGCTCGTATTTCTGGAGTTGACTTACCAAGAGAAAAAAGAGTTGAAATCGGACTCACCTATATCTATGGTATTGGTAGAACTACAGCTCAGAAGATTCTGGCAGAAACCGGCATAAATCCGGATACCAGAGTCAAAGATCTGACTGAAGATGAAGTCAGTAAACTGAGAGAGAGTATTTCAAAGAACTTTACAGTTGAAGGGGATCTGAGAAGAGAAGTTCAACTGAACATCAAACGCCTAATTGAGATTGGATCTTACCGCGGAATGCGCCACAGAAGAGGTTTGCCTGTACGCGGACAAAATACCAAGAACAACGCTAGAACCAGAAAAGGTCCTAAGCGTGGCGCGGTTGCGAAGAAGAAGTAA
- a CDS encoding energy-coupling factor transporter ATPase: MLIEMKNISYVYKPGTPYETKAIQDISFTVSEGEFIGIIGHTGCGKSTLVQHLNGLLIPSAGEMVLDGIHYFSKEKPNKELRKKVGMVFQYPEDQLFEETIFEDVAFAPKNFNLGDGKIEELVQNALEDVGLSYEKYKDRSPFSLSGGQMRKVAIAGVLAAQPKILVLDEPTAGLDPKGREEILSRIDMLRQKRNITIILVSHSMDDIAAHADRVLVMNKGQIVLDDEPRKVFKEYKMLYDMGLDIPSVTKLMLKLKQKGYDVNTEIFSIEEATQEILAIKGGVSHV, from the coding sequence ATGTTGATAGAAATGAAGAATATTAGCTATGTGTATAAACCAGGTACTCCCTACGAAACGAAGGCCATCCAAGACATCAGTTTTACGGTGAGTGAAGGAGAATTTATCGGGATTATTGGGCATACTGGTTGTGGTAAATCTACTTTAGTACAACATCTGAATGGTCTCTTGATTCCTAGTGCAGGTGAGATGGTGCTAGATGGAATACACTATTTCAGCAAAGAAAAACCAAATAAGGAACTAAGAAAAAAGGTGGGAATGGTTTTTCAGTATCCCGAAGATCAGCTATTCGAGGAGACCATATTTGAAGATGTGGCCTTTGCTCCTAAAAATTTCAATTTAGGCGATGGAAAGATTGAAGAACTAGTCCAGAATGCCTTGGAGGATGTAGGCCTTTCCTATGAAAAATATAAGGACCGCTCTCCCTTTTCCCTTTCGGGTGGGCAGATGCGTAAGGTGGCTATCGCGGGTGTGCTGGCGGCTCAGCCAAAGATTCTTGTATTGGATGAACCGACAGCTGGATTAGACCCTAAGGGCAGAGAAGAAATATTATCTCGGATCGATATGTTGCGCCAAAAAAGGAATATTACCATTATCTTGGTATCACATAGTATGGATGATATAGCAGCGCATGCCGATAGAGTTTTGGTTATGAATAAGGGTCAAATTGTCCTAGACGATGAACCTAGAAAAGTATTTAAGGAATATAAGATGCTTTATGATATGGGGTTAGATATTCCTTCTGTCACCAAACTCATGCTTAAACTGAAACAAAAAGGCTACGATGTCAATACGGAAATCTTTAGTATAGAAGAAGCAACACAGGAGATTCTTGCAATCAAGGGGGGTGTTTCTCATGTTTAG
- a CDS encoding KOW domain-containing RNA-binding protein, which translates to MKDRLGMLVFSTAGRDFGRPYLVIQDLDPNTVLVSDGKLRHLHNPKRKNIRHLSLTGLTENDIRVKLQGGTFPSNTELRKVIDELVTDRNLEQRS; encoded by the coding sequence ATGAAAGACCGTTTGGGTATGTTGGTTTTTTCTACCGCTGGCCGAGATTTCGGCAGGCCTTACTTGGTTATCCAAGACCTGGACCCGAATACGGTGCTTGTGTCTGATGGCAAGTTAAGGCATTTGCATAACCCAAAACGGAAAAACATAAGACATTTGAGCCTTACAGGGTTGACAGAAAATGATATACGTGTAAAATTGCAAGGAGGGACTTTTCCGAGCAATACTGAACTCAGGAAGGTCATCGACGAACTGGTTACAGATCGTAATTTGGAACAAAGGAGTTGA
- the truA gene encoding tRNA pseudouridine(38-40) synthase TruA produces MRKILLRLAYDGSNYCGWQIQTNGSPKPTLQQVLEQALEVLCKENIRVIASGRTDSGVHAEDQPVMFRTASSVPTDRFKRALNGLLPNDIWVLDAREVDEDFHTIANAKKKTYRYMIHNAPDRDVFLNGRCLEYSRKLDLEAMKQAANLLVGKHDFRAFCSSGSSATTFTRTIYRMEISKVGDMVYVEVEGNGFLYNMVRIIVGTLLAVSEGRVRKEQIQEALISGDRSLLGETAPPQGLYLHKVDYRE; encoded by the coding sequence ATGAGAAAGATTCTTTTGCGTCTGGCGTATGACGGCAGCAATTACTGTGGTTGGCAGATTCAGACAAATGGAAGTCCAAAACCTACCTTACAACAGGTGTTAGAACAAGCCCTAGAGGTGCTATGTAAAGAAAACATACGAGTCATTGCCTCTGGGCGGACGGATAGTGGTGTACATGCAGAAGACCAGCCTGTGATGTTTCGCACGGCGTCTAGTGTACCGACGGATCGCTTTAAGCGAGCCTTAAATGGTTTGCTTCCCAACGATATTTGGGTTTTAGATGCGCGAGAAGTTGACGAGGACTTTCATACAATTGCCAATGCCAAGAAAAAAACCTATCGCTATATGATTCATAATGCGCCTGACCGCGATGTATTTTTAAATGGAAGATGTTTAGAGTATTCTAGGAAGTTGGATTTAGAGGCGATGAAACAAGCTGCGAACTTGTTGGTTGGAAAGCATGATTTTAGGGCTTTTTGTTCCTCCGGTAGTTCCGCCACGACCTTTACTAGGACTATCTATAGGATGGAAATCAGCAAGGTGGGCGACATGGTATATGTTGAAGTGGAAGGAAATGGCTTTCTTTATAACATGGTCCGGATTATTGTTGGTACGCTATTGGCAGTATCGGAAGGACGAGTTAGGAAAGAGCAAATTCAAGAGGCACTAATTTCTGGAGACCGTTCTCTACTGGGTGAAACAGCACCTCCGCAAGGCTTGTACCTGCATAAGGTGGATTATAGGGAATAA
- the infA gene encoding translation initiation factor IF-1, translated as MSKADVIEMEGKVLESLPSAMFKVELTNGHQILAHVSGKIRVNFIRILPGDRVTVELSPYDLTKGRITYRYK; from the coding sequence ATGTCCAAAGCAGATGTAATTGAAATGGAGGGAAAGGTACTAGAATCCCTTCCTAGCGCAATGTTTAAGGTGGAATTAACCAATGGACATCAAATCTTGGCTCATGTTTCTGGGAAAATTAGGGTAAATTTTATCCGTATTCTGCCGGGAGACCGAGTTACGGTTGAGTTGTCGCCATATGACTTGACCAAAGGAAGAATCACCTATCGCTATAAATAG
- a CDS encoding adenylate kinase: MRLLVMGPPGSGKGTQAAILSDRLNIPHISTGEMFRDAIKMDSELGKLAARYINKGELVPDEITEAIVKERLSQEDCQEGYLLDGFPRTLIQGRALDSILHDVGNNIDCVIYLDVPTQDIVSRLTARRICGVCGAVYHLQEKPPRVEGVCDSCGGEIVHREDDTEETVRKRLCIYNDATRPLVDFYQQKNLLCTIEGNLSIDETTERIVSGCF; the protein is encoded by the coding sequence ATGAGATTGCTGGTGATGGGCCCACCCGGATCGGGTAAGGGTACTCAGGCGGCCATACTTTCAGATAGACTGAATATCCCTCATATATCTACTGGAGAAATGTTTAGAGATGCCATAAAAATGGACTCGGAACTTGGAAAACTAGCTGCCCGCTATATTAATAAAGGCGAACTGGTTCCCGATGAGATTACCGAGGCCATCGTGAAAGAGAGACTCAGTCAGGAAGATTGCCAAGAAGGCTATCTTCTTGACGGATTTCCTCGGACCCTTATACAGGGACGAGCTTTAGACAGCATTTTACACGACGTAGGCAACAACATTGATTGTGTGATTTATCTAGATGTACCCACACAGGACATTGTCTCTAGATTAACAGCAAGAAGGATATGTGGAGTATGTGGCGCTGTCTATCATTTGCAGGAAAAACCACCTCGAGTAGAGGGCGTCTGCGATTCGTGCGGTGGAGAAATCGTACATCGAGAAGACGATACTGAAGAAACAGTCCGGAAACGGCTTTGCATCTACAATGATGCGACACGTCCGCTGGTGGATTTTTACCAGCAGAAGAACCTGCTGTGTACCATTGAGGGGAATCTATCGATTGATGAAACAACCGAACGCATCGTATCAGGATGTTTTTGA
- the rplQ gene encoding 50S ribosomal protein L17 — MGYRKLGMNTSHRRACLRNLVTSLIKEERIETTEPKAKEARKIAEKMITLGKRGDLHARRQALAYITEEGVVAKLFDTVAPKYAERNGGYTRIIKKGHRRGDATLMVILELVD; from the coding sequence ATGGGATACCGTAAACTGGGAATGAATACCAGTCACCGTAGGGCTTGTTTGAGAAATCTTGTTACCTCTCTAATTAAAGAAGAGCGTATCGAGACCACTGAGCCTAAGGCCAAGGAAGCGAGAAAGATCGCGGAGAAAATGATTACTCTTGGTAAAAGAGGAGATCTGCACGCGAGAAGACAAGCTTTGGCATATATAACAGAAGAGGGTGTTGTCGCTAAATTATTCGACACAGTAGCCCCCAAATACGCTGAAAGAAATGGCGGATATACTAGGATTATAAAGAAAGGCCATAGACGTGGTGATGCTACGCTGATGGTAATTCTTGAATTGGTAGATTAA
- the rpmJ gene encoding 50S ribosomal protein L36, with translation MKVRPSVKPICEKCKIIKRKGKVMVICENPKHKQVQG, from the coding sequence ATGAAAGTAAGACCGTCCGTAAAACCCATCTGTGAGAAATGCAAGATTATTAAAAGAAAAGGCAAAGTAATGGTTATTTGCGAGAATCCTAAGCATAAACAAGTGCAAGGATAA
- the rplM gene encoding 50S ribosomal protein L13 translates to MMSTFMAKAQDVQRKWYIVDAEGKTLGRLATEIASVLKGKHKPIYTPHVDTGDFVIVINAEKVVVTGNKASQKLYRRHSGYTGGLKEIPYAEMLTKHPERIISIAVRGMIPHNKLGSDMIKKLKVYAGSEHPHEAQQPEVLEIG, encoded by the coding sequence ATCATGAGTACCTTTATGGCAAAGGCACAAGATGTGCAAAGAAAATGGTATATCGTGGACGCTGAAGGCAAAACTTTGGGCCGGTTGGCTACAGAGATTGCTAGCGTACTAAAAGGCAAACACAAGCCTATATATACTCCTCACGTAGACACGGGGGATTTCGTAATTGTAATCAATGCAGAGAAAGTTGTTGTTACTGGTAATAAAGCAAGTCAGAAACTCTATAGAAGACACTCAGGTTATACGGGCGGCTTAAAAGAGATTCCTTACGCAGAGATGCTAACAAAGCATCCTGAGCGTATTATCTCGATTGCAGTTCGTGGTATGATTCCTCACAACAAGCTAGGCAGTGATATGATTAAGAAACTGAAAGTCTATGCCGGCAGTGAGCATCCACATGAAGCTCAGCAACCTGAAGTTTTGGAAATAGGCTAG
- the rpsK gene encoding 30S ribosomal protein S11 translates to MAKRQARTRKRDKKNIEYGVVHIKSTFNNTLVTITDKSGNAISWASAGGMGFRGSRKSTPFAAQQAAEKAAKAAMEHGLKQVECYVKGPGSGREAAIRAMQVAGLEVTLIKDVTPIPHNGCRPPKRRRV, encoded by the coding sequence ATGGCAAAAAGACAAGCCCGTACGAGAAAAAGGGATAAGAAAAACATCGAATACGGTGTTGTGCACATCAAGTCAACTTTCAACAACACACTGGTTACCATTACGGATAAAAGCGGTAACGCAATTTCCTGGGCCAGTGCTGGTGGAATGGGCTTTAGAGGCTCAAGAAAGAGTACTCCTTTTGCTGCACAACAAGCGGCTGAAAAAGCTGCTAAAGCTGCAATGGAACATGGCTTGAAACAAGTAGAGTGTTATGTAAAGGGACCTGGATCCGGCAGAGAAGCTGCCATCAGAGCGATGCAGGTAGCTGGTCTCGAAGTAACGTTGATTAAAGACGTAACTCCCATCCCGCACAATGGATGTAGACCACCCAAACGTAGAAGAGTATAG
- the rpsI gene encoding 30S ribosomal protein S9, which produces MANVVYYRGTGRRKDAVARVRLVPGEGNVVINNRPMAEYLGKKTLEMIVKQPLELTENASRFDVIAQVHGGGVRGQAGAVRLGISRALLVADDKLRKPLKKAGFLTRDSRMKERRKYGLKKARKASQFSKR; this is translated from the coding sequence ATGGCAAACGTAGTTTATTACAGAGGCACGGGACGTCGTAAGGACGCCGTTGCAAGAGTAAGATTGGTACCAGGCGAAGGAAATGTAGTTATCAATAATCGTCCTATGGCTGAGTACTTGGGCAAAAAAACACTGGAAATGATTGTTAAGCAACCTCTCGAACTAACAGAGAATGCATCAAGATTTGATGTAATCGCACAAGTTCACGGCGGTGGCGTAAGAGGACAAGCCGGTGCAGTTAGACTGGGCATCTCCAGGGCTCTTCTAGTAGCAGATGATAAGTTGAGAAAACCTTTGAAAAAAGCTGGTTTCTTGACTAGAGATTCAAGAATGAAAGAAAGAAGAAAGTATGGTTTGAAAAAAGCCAGAAAAGCTTCACAGTTCTCAAAACGTTAA
- a CDS encoding energy-coupling factor transporter ATPase: MIKIENVIHTYKKQTDDEVQALAGISLTIHEGEFLVIIGHNGSGKSTLAKHLNSLLIPSEGQVYIDGLSSTEPDNIWNIRSKVGMVFQNPDNQLIATTVEDDVAFGCENLGIESGEIRKRVDDALETVGMAGFGTKEPHYLSGGQKQRVAIAGVIAMRPKYLVLDEPTAMLDPRGRKEVMETIQRLNKDEGLTIVHITHYMEEASHADRVVVMENGRIVTQGTPREIFSQVQLLKSLRMDVPPMTELASRLNDAGVEVDRTILTVDEMVDAIC, from the coding sequence ATGATAAAAATCGAGAACGTGATACACACATATAAAAAACAAACTGATGATGAGGTCCAGGCACTAGCCGGGATATCTCTTACCATTCATGAGGGGGAGTTCCTTGTGATTATAGGGCATAATGGATCTGGTAAATCAACCTTGGCCAAACATTTGAATAGCTTGCTGATTCCTAGCGAGGGACAGGTGTACATTGACGGACTCTCAAGCACAGAACCAGATAACATTTGGAATATTCGTTCTAAAGTGGGTATGGTTTTTCAAAATCCTGACAATCAGCTGATCGCAACTACGGTAGAAGATGATGTGGCTTTTGGTTGTGAAAACCTGGGTATTGAGTCGGGAGAAATCCGTAAGCGTGTGGATGATGCCTTGGAAACCGTAGGCATGGCTGGCTTTGGCACCAAAGAACCACATTACCTATCTGGTGGTCAGAAACAAAGGGTGGCTATCGCGGGCGTTATCGCTATGCGACCCAAATACCTAGTATTAGATGAGCCTACCGCTATGCTTGACCCTAGAGGCCGTAAAGAGGTCATGGAGACCATTCAACGGTTAAACAAGGATGAGGGGTTGACGATTGTCCATATTACCCACTATATGGAAGAAGCGAGCCATGCTGACCGTGTGGTGGTAATGGAAAATGGTAGGATTGTGACCCAAGGAACACCAAGAGAAATATTCTCCCAGGTACAACTACTCAAATCGTTGCGCATGGACGTTCCCCCGATGACGGAACTAGCATCCAGGTTGAATGATGCAGGTGTGGAAGTGGATAGGACGATTCTCACGGTAGATGAAATGGTGGATGCAATATGTTGA